In the genome of Nitrospira japonica, one region contains:
- a CDS encoding sigma-70 family RNA polymerase sigma factor, translated as MDTPTRRATSTIDPALFARIVKGDQQAFSELYDLSCTLLYTLAIRILGNREEAEEVLQDVYLEVWRKVARYDVGRGTPVAWLITLTRSRAIDRLRARSARGYQTTDSLERDAAAQIRDMSPSPFETQADQELRLAVGTAMASLPAAQQQAIELAYYEGLSHMEIAARLNQPLGTVKTRIKLGMSKLRDTLRHCWDQGEYE; from the coding sequence ATGGATACACCCACTCGACGCGCCACTTCGACGATCGACCCGGCGTTGTTCGCCCGCATCGTCAAAGGGGACCAGCAAGCATTCAGTGAACTGTACGATCTGTCATGCACCCTGCTCTATACTCTGGCGATCCGGATCCTGGGCAACCGCGAGGAGGCCGAGGAGGTCCTTCAGGACGTCTACTTGGAGGTATGGAGAAAAGTGGCTCGCTACGATGTCGGGCGAGGCACCCCGGTGGCGTGGTTGATCACGCTCACCCGAAGCCGCGCCATCGATCGTTTGCGCGCACGGTCGGCGCGGGGTTACCAGACAACGGACTCGCTGGAACGGGACGCGGCGGCACAGATCCGGGATATGAGCCCCAGCCCTTTCGAAACTCAAGCCGATCAGGAATTGCGGCTCGCCGTCGGCACGGCCATGGCGAGCCTGCCCGCCGCTCAACAGCAGGCCATCGAACTGGCGTACTACGAAGGTCTCTCACACATGGAAATTGCCGCACGTCTGAATCAACCGCTTGGAACGGTCAAAACACGCATCAAGCTGGGCATGTCCAAATTGCGTGATACGCTCCGCCATTGCTGGGATCAGGGTGAGTACGAATGA
- a CDS encoding acyloxyacyl hydrolase, whose translation MTRLRPGIIVLLLLLTAGFHPSFARSEEPVSGLRFGMQEVGFSAGYLISVRLTSDHSTKQQGPALMPSWSMILTDPIGKSWYQGQILLGAEIVYVQFQEPVLTHGIGFTPKIKYLFSGYHSLRPYVEFAGGPFYTDLVGYVPEESARLNFILTAGVGLSWFVTPRMALNAGYRFHHISNAGTRYPNVGLNASLPYIGFAFYF comes from the coding sequence ATGACACGACTGCGACCGGGCATCATTGTGTTGCTCCTCCTGCTGACGGCGGGATTCCATCCATCGTTTGCGCGATCCGAAGAACCTGTTTCAGGACTGCGGTTTGGAATGCAGGAGGTGGGCTTCTCAGCCGGTTATCTGATATCCGTCCGTCTCACCAGCGACCACTCGACGAAACAACAGGGCCCGGCCCTCATGCCCTCGTGGAGCATGATCCTGACCGACCCGATCGGGAAAAGCTGGTACCAGGGCCAGATTCTGCTCGGGGCGGAAATCGTCTATGTCCAATTTCAGGAACCGGTGCTGACCCACGGCATCGGCTTTACGCCGAAGATCAAGTATCTCTTCAGCGGATACCATTCGCTTCGTCCCTATGTCGAATTCGCCGGAGGACCGTTTTACACGGATCTCGTCGGGTACGTTCCGGAAGAATCAGCCCGCCTCAACTTCATCCTGACCGCGGGAGTCGGCCTGTCCTGGTTCGTGACGCCGCGGATGGCTCTCAACGCCGGCTATCGTTTTCATCACATCTCCAACGCCGGCACGCGATACCCCAATGTGGGTCTCAATGCCAGCCTTCCCTACATCGGATTCGCCTTCTATTTCTAG
- a CDS encoding VanZ family protein, with translation MFARRIHPDLLFAAAWTIVILMVGTLPLKNFVGHSHWEYIKWLPTAQDLRSPAYLLDIASDLIGNTLLFFPLGYFLSRLLNSSKPVRHMLLAGTVGALLSLSIEFYQVYCHSRFPSVFDVVTNVTGTLLGVLIGRSRTKTAMMERNRVLTPTPHNHTLIP, from the coding sequence ATGTTCGCCCGACGAATACATCCGGACCTTCTTTTTGCGGCCGCATGGACCATCGTGATCCTGATGGTCGGCACGTTGCCGCTGAAGAATTTCGTCGGACACTCGCACTGGGAATACATCAAATGGCTTCCCACGGCGCAAGACCTTCGCTCTCCCGCCTATTTACTGGATATTGCCTCCGATCTGATCGGCAATACTCTTCTATTCTTTCCACTCGGCTACTTCCTGAGCCGACTGTTGAATTCCAGCAAGCCTGTTCGCCACATGCTGCTGGCCGGGACCGTCGGCGCGCTCCTTTCGCTGAGCATCGAGTTCTATCAGGTCTATTGTCACTCCCGGTTTCCCTCTGTCTTCGACGTGGTCACGAACGTAACGGGTACGCTGCTTGGCGTACTGATAGGTCGGTCAAGGACGAAGACAGCCATGATGGAACGAAATCGGGTGCTGACTCCCACGCCGCACAATCACACGCTCATCCCCTGA
- a CDS encoding SagB/ThcOx family dehydrogenase codes for MNEGHSPISSSEPPVSDTVDQVIWYHNRTKHHFHRYARSMGYLDWANQPDPFRRYEGSEIIRLPLVGPEEDPVSPSYDELFNAHDVIVHPLSLRSLSRFFELALALSAWKRVGESEWALRINPSSGNLHPTEGYVLLPDMFECELRAGLYHYAPKEHALERRAACPSGKIARVLAPFPAHAFILGLTSVHWREAWKYGERAFRYCQHDVGHAIGAARISAGTLGWRMVLLEGSSQDTAGLLLGTSRLEDFQDAEPEHPDCLAVIWPAATGGGASTETVPLYLEPAAVAEVAEGPWHGRANRLSHEHGVQWDVIDMAAAASWKHEADQRTIRTVSPDRCSGGETVGQAESLPAAQIIRQRRSAVAFDGRTSISSTRFFRMLRLVMPGEQCGQLDRTVPWDVWPYDPAIHLMLFVHRIDGLTPGLYFFLRAPSKLSFVQNAMNPELVWSKAPGVPDDLPLYWLLEGDAKKLSVQVSCHQDIAGDSAFSFGMLAEFEGRLRKDGAWWYPRLFWESGLLGQVLYLDAEAAGVRATGIGCFFDDPVHEVLAVKSMTLQSLYHFTIGGPVEDRRLLTLPPYFHIVDNQKIVKSS; via the coding sequence ATGAACGAAGGCCATTCCCCGATATCTTCTTCGGAACCCCCGGTTTCCGACACGGTCGACCAGGTCATCTGGTATCACAATCGAACGAAGCATCATTTTCATCGCTACGCCCGTTCGATGGGATATCTGGATTGGGCCAATCAACCCGATCCCTTTCGGCGCTATGAAGGGTCCGAAATCATCCGACTGCCCTTGGTGGGTCCGGAAGAGGATCCGGTTTCGCCTTCCTACGACGAGCTGTTCAATGCCCATGACGTCATCGTCCATCCGCTTTCTTTGCGCAGCTTGTCCCGATTTTTCGAGTTGGCGCTCGCGCTTTCGGCTTGGAAACGGGTCGGAGAATCGGAATGGGCGCTTCGGATCAATCCATCGTCCGGCAATCTGCACCCGACCGAGGGCTACGTTCTGCTGCCGGACATGTTCGAATGCGAGCTTCGGGCCGGCCTCTATCACTATGCGCCCAAAGAGCATGCCCTAGAACGCAGGGCCGCCTGTCCGTCCGGCAAGATCGCCCGTGTCTTGGCGCCGTTTCCGGCCCACGCGTTCATTTTGGGATTGACCTCAGTTCATTGGCGGGAGGCTTGGAAGTATGGCGAACGTGCCTTTCGCTATTGTCAGCACGACGTTGGCCATGCGATCGGAGCGGCTCGAATCTCCGCGGGCACACTGGGATGGCGAATGGTGCTGTTGGAGGGGAGTTCGCAGGACACCGCGGGACTTTTGCTTGGGACGAGCCGTCTGGAAGATTTTCAGGATGCCGAACCAGAACATCCGGATTGTCTGGCGGTGATCTGGCCGGCCGCAACGGGCGGAGGTGCTTCAACCGAAACAGTTCCGCTTTATCTGGAACCCGCGGCGGTTGCCGAGGTGGCTGAGGGACCGTGGCACGGCCGCGCCAATCGCCTAAGCCACGAACATGGAGTCCAGTGGGATGTCATCGACATGGCTGCCGCGGCGTCATGGAAGCACGAGGCCGATCAACGGACGATCCGGACGGTGTCGCCTGATCGGTGCTCAGGCGGCGAGACGGTTGGTCAGGCGGAGTCATTGCCCGCCGCGCAGATCATCCGCCAGCGACGGAGCGCCGTGGCGTTCGACGGCCGAACGTCCATTTCCTCAACCCGATTTTTTCGCATGCTGCGGCTCGTCATGCCGGGAGAGCAATGCGGCCAGTTGGACCGTACGGTTCCGTGGGACGTCTGGCCATATGATCCGGCGATTCATCTCATGCTGTTCGTACATCGGATCGACGGCCTGACACCGGGCCTGTATTTCTTCCTGCGCGCCCCATCCAAATTGTCATTCGTCCAGAACGCCATGAACCCTGAGTTGGTGTGGAGCAAGGCACCCGGCGTCCCGGACGATCTGCCGCTCTATTGGTTGCTTGAGGGAGACGCGAAAAAACTGTCCGTTCAGGTCAGCTGCCATCAGGACATCGCCGGCGACAGCGCTTTTTCGTTCGGGATGTTGGCCGAATTCGAGGGGCGCTTGCGGAAAGATGGCGCCTGGTGGTATCCACGATTGTTCTGGGAATCGGGGTTGCTGGGTCAGGTTCTCTATCTGGACGCGGAAGCGGCGGGAGTACGGGCGACCGGTATCGGCTGTTTCTTCGATGATCCGGTTCACGAAGTTCTTGCCGTGAAATCGATGACGCTCCAATCGCTCTATCATTTCACCATCGGCGGACCGGTCGAAGACCGGCGTCTCCTGACCCTGCCTCCGTATTTTCATATTGTCGATAACCAAAAAATAGTAAAATCATCATGA
- a CDS encoding response regulator → MATILVIDDEDSIRHLLKDVLEKAQYQVIEARDGQEGLHAYQKNRIDLVIMDILMPGTDGLEATLQLTREYVDAKVIAMTGAQGDRNFLDVAKLFGARRVFEKPFDLIKLVDAVKEELAK, encoded by the coding sequence ATGGCCACTATTCTTGTCATCGACGATGAAGATTCGATCCGGCATCTCCTCAAAGATGTCCTGGAGAAAGCCCAGTACCAGGTCATCGAGGCCCGGGACGGACAGGAAGGCCTGCATGCCTATCAAAAAAACCGTATCGATCTCGTCATCATGGACATCCTCATGCCCGGAACGGACGGCCTCGAGGCGACGCTGCAATTGACCCGGGAATACGTGGACGCCAAGGTGATCGCCATGACCGGAGCGCAGGGTGATCGGAATTTTCTGGACGTCGCCAAACTGTTCGGCGCCCGTCGCGTCTTTGAGAAACCCTTTGACTTGATCAAGCTGGTCGACGCCGTCAAAGAGGAACTCGCCAAGTAA
- the tadA gene encoding tRNA adenosine(34) deaminase TadA — MSDSSVDQDTYFMRTALALAAQATAIGEVPIAAVLVQGSEVIASSHNFRETWQDPTAHAELIAIREAAKRCGTWRLLDTTLYVTVEPCPMCLGAVILARIPRLVFGARDAKAGACGSVLDFSRNSRLNHQVTVTGCVLEQDSQALLKDFFRGLRSEG; from the coding sequence ATGTCGGACTCATCGGTCGATCAAGACACGTATTTTATGAGGACGGCGCTGGCCCTCGCCGCCCAGGCGACAGCCATCGGAGAAGTTCCGATCGCCGCAGTGCTGGTGCAGGGGTCCGAAGTGATTGCTTCCTCCCACAACTTCCGTGAAACGTGGCAGGATCCGACCGCACATGCGGAGTTGATCGCCATTCGGGAGGCCGCCAAACGGTGCGGGACGTGGCGACTGCTGGACACGACCCTGTACGTGACGGTCGAGCCCTGCCCGATGTGCCTGGGTGCCGTCATCCTCGCCAGAATTCCGCGGCTGGTCTTCGGTGCCCGAGATGCCAAGGCCGGTGCCTGCGGATCCGTCCTCGATTTCTCCAGAAACTCCCGCCTCAATCATCAGGTAACAGTAACCGGCTGCGTCCTCGAACAGGACAGCCAAGCCCTTCTCAAAGATTTTTTTCGAGGATTGCGCAGCGAAGGATGA
- a CDS encoding 4'-phosphopantetheinyl transferase family protein, with the protein MNGYQPVPFPAIPLTSPSRLLDMLGGSLELEDGAIHVWQCSLDEADPCHDRLSAYLDAEERSRASRFVHERDRRRFVLAHGCLRVLLARYAGPSPAALSFGRSREGKPVLAREAGPAAIAFNLSHSHGRMLLAVSRHREVGADLELMREDVEALKLAERFYTRNEYAALTAQPSAQHTLCFFQYWVAKEAVLKGQGKGIPSLGECEIDLGSQERQIEVRILPGSNMDKGWYVQWLSCGLGWSAAVAFYGTAVLRGMPE; encoded by the coding sequence ATGAACGGGTATCAGCCTGTCCCTTTTCCGGCGATTCCCCTCACATCCCCCAGCCGTCTTCTCGACATGCTCGGAGGCAGTCTGGAACTCGAAGACGGCGCCATTCATGTGTGGCAATGCAGTCTGGACGAAGCGGATCCATGTCATGATCGCCTCTCCGCCTATCTGGATGCTGAAGAACGATCGCGCGCCTCACGTTTTGTTCACGAGAGGGACAGACGACGATTCGTCTTGGCCCATGGGTGCCTGAGAGTCCTGCTCGCCCGATATGCCGGCCCGTCGCCGGCCGCGTTGTCATTCGGACGGTCGCGGGAAGGCAAACCGGTTCTGGCACGTGAGGCCGGCCCCGCCGCCATTGCGTTCAATCTGTCCCATTCGCATGGCCGGATGCTCCTGGCGGTTTCCAGGCATCGAGAAGTCGGGGCGGATCTGGAACTGATGCGCGAGGACGTCGAGGCACTCAAGCTGGCCGAGCGGTTCTACACGCGGAATGAATATGCGGCGCTGACGGCGCAGCCGTCGGCTCAACATACGCTCTGCTTCTTTCAATACTGGGTGGCGAAGGAAGCCGTTCTGAAGGGGCAGGGGAAAGGCATCCCTTCCTTGGGCGAATGCGAAATCGACCTGGGCAGCCAGGAGCGGCAGATCGAGGTTCGTATTCTTCCCGGATCGAACATGGACAAGGGATGGTATGTCCAGTGGTTGTCATGCGGACTCGGATGGTCTGCTGCCGTGGCGTTCTATGGAACGGCGGTCCTGCGAGGGATGCCGGAATAA
- a CDS encoding tetratricopeptide repeat protein translates to MADDHKHRARIFLHRGDLLHAREAWEVAADDDRRSGNRRGLSDSLGNLGNTCALLNDLTRAEECYREVLVIQREERDAHAIAHTLVNLGNLHAGTEHPEKSRPYYLEALDMLVELNDHRALGILYNNLALQDAREQQWDQADASFHLALDQHRIVGNEEGLAVTYSQMGKTYLQRGELTGAERCLNNASEHYVRLGHEPAEAAVVRLLASVYEQRGDLVSARRCLERVISIDRRYHLPDEANDVRRLMQLKPS, encoded by the coding sequence ATGGCTGACGATCACAAACACAGGGCTCGTATTTTTCTTCATCGCGGAGATCTCCTTCATGCCCGCGAAGCGTGGGAGGTCGCGGCGGACGATGACCGCCGCAGCGGAAACCGCCGGGGATTGTCGGATTCGCTCGGCAATCTCGGCAATACCTGCGCGCTGCTCAACGACCTGACTCGGGCAGAAGAATGCTATCGGGAAGTGCTCGTCATCCAGCGCGAAGAGCGCGACGCGCACGCGATCGCGCATACGCTGGTCAACCTCGGAAACTTGCACGCCGGCACGGAGCATCCGGAGAAATCCCGCCCCTATTACCTGGAAGCCCTCGACATGCTGGTGGAGTTGAATGACCATCGGGCATTAGGCATTCTCTACAATAACCTCGCGCTGCAGGACGCCCGGGAGCAACAATGGGACCAAGCCGACGCGTCGTTCCATCTGGCCCTTGACCAGCATCGCATTGTGGGCAACGAGGAAGGGCTCGCCGTGACGTACAGCCAGATGGGCAAGACCTACCTTCAGCGCGGCGAGTTGACCGGCGCGGAACGTTGCCTGAACAACGCATCCGAGCACTACGTCCGCCTCGGTCACGAACCGGCCGAAGCCGCCGTGGTCCGTCTGCTCGCTTCGGTGTACGAGCAGCGAGGCGACCTCGTCTCGGCACGCCGTTGCCTCGAGCGTGTGATCTCCATCGATCGCCGCTACCATCTTCCGGACGAAGCGAACGACGTTCGCCGCCTGATGCAATTGAAACCGTCGTAA
- a CDS encoding glycosyltransferase family protein, which yields MPVIWAAISGHGYGHAAQVVPVLNALGTLIPDLTVILRTLVPASFFADRLRLPWTLQPVQQDIGCIQQGPMQIDVAATWEAHARFHAEWSQRLEQEVAAIRSAGPRVIVADTPYLAVRAGVEAGVPTVCLANLTWHDILTPFVDGTRPDQHDILSEIGGHYAVANSALRIAPGLPLSPIRHVTNIGAIAELAVPVRDQLRKRLELLDDERLVLVGFGGVPLTSLPWEAMENMGGYHFIVDGPITRRSSRITSLGSLPYHFRSMIPSADVIMTKPGYGTVVEAVAARVPVVYVRRYIFADEQPLVTFLEQYSRSSELSKEDFQIGKWPPAFEAVERQRITQAVPSFTGAADAAGHLARYFESH from the coding sequence ATGCCGGTAATCTGGGCAGCGATTTCAGGGCACGGGTACGGTCATGCCGCCCAAGTCGTCCCCGTGCTGAATGCGTTGGGCACCCTCATTCCCGATCTCACCGTCATTCTACGGACACTGGTACCGGCCTCGTTCTTTGCCGATCGTTTGAGGCTCCCCTGGACGTTGCAGCCGGTTCAACAGGATATCGGCTGCATCCAACAGGGTCCCATGCAGATCGACGTCGCCGCCACGTGGGAAGCTCATGCCAGATTTCATGCAGAGTGGTCGCAGCGTCTGGAGCAGGAAGTGGCCGCGATCCGGTCTGCCGGCCCCCGCGTCATCGTGGCGGATACCCCGTATTTGGCAGTCCGCGCCGGAGTGGAAGCCGGGGTGCCGACCGTTTGCCTGGCCAATCTCACCTGGCATGACATCCTGACCCCCTTCGTGGACGGAACCAGGCCGGATCAGCATGACATCCTGTCGGAGATCGGCGGACATTATGCCGTAGCCAACTCCGCTCTCCGTATCGCCCCCGGCTTACCGCTGTCTCCCATCCGCCACGTGACCAATATCGGCGCCATTGCTGAACTGGCCGTTCCGGTGCGTGACCAACTCCGGAAACGGTTGGAACTCCTCGACGATGAGCGGCTGGTGCTGGTCGGCTTCGGAGGCGTTCCGTTGACGTCTCTTCCATGGGAGGCCATGGAAAACATGGGCGGCTACCATTTCATTGTCGACGGCCCGATCACCCGACGGTCATCCCGGATTACCTCCCTCGGCTCTCTGCCGTATCATTTCCGATCGATGATTCCGTCCGCCGACGTGATCATGACGAAACCGGGCTACGGCACCGTGGTAGAAGCCGTCGCAGCCCGCGTCCCGGTGGTGTACGTTCGACGGTACATCTTCGCGGATGAACAACCGTTGGTGACGTTTCTCGAGCAGTACAGCCGCTCATCCGAACTGTCGAAGGAGGATTTCCAGATCGGAAAATGGCCGCCGGCCTTTGAAGCCGTCGAGCGCCAACGCATCACGCAGGCCGTGCCGTCCTTCACAGGCGCAGCCGATGCCGCCGGTCATCTCGCCCGCTATTTCGAATCTCACTGA
- a CDS encoding tetratricopeptide repeat protein yields the protein MDIEAFRQMVAKNPNGFLGRYGLGNKILQEKGSYEEAATHLKVAVQLDPVHVASHFALGRALIGLNKSDEAKSALRAGIDAALSGRSNGGVDLVPEMQALLRTLP from the coding sequence ATGGACATCGAAGCATTCCGCCAAATGGTGGCCAAGAATCCCAATGGGTTTCTGGGCCGATACGGATTGGGCAACAAAATTCTTCAAGAAAAAGGCAGTTACGAAGAAGCCGCGACACATCTGAAGGTGGCCGTGCAATTGGATCCGGTCCATGTTGCGTCACACTTTGCGCTCGGACGGGCGCTGATCGGGCTGAATAAGTCCGACGAAGCCAAATCGGCTTTAAGGGCTGGAATCGACGCGGCGCTCTCCGGACGATCCAACGGCGGCGTGGATCTCGTTCCCGAGATGCAGGCCTTGCTTCGAACGTTGCCTTGA
- a CDS encoding anti-sigma factor domain-containing protein yields the protein MTHEEIEDAVPLYATGVLDRAERQALEAHLLSGCTSCHHALKEYQAVAAMLPLGLAQTSPARNLKAQIMASRNPVAAALENGQKDEPKPSLEPGEWMNHLFPPITPARSVSLPWALGIAAVLLVTVAGYLGWSFTTRLSSDGAKIEQLETALQEQTTKLVGLQRVVADRDRTVAILERDGERRGHDIAELKEQLIERETELEGLEQQLTSRSAAGARGKTPQDELAALLRQPSIRVVSLNGSEMAKNASGLLLYDAKTQKIWLYAVNLPECVNGTMYQLWAIDQRPKSIGTFHMDSGETAHLMVKRLPDFERTKKFAVSLEPPGGRPQPTGALYLVSQS from the coding sequence ATGACGCATGAAGAAATCGAAGACGCCGTCCCACTGTATGCCACCGGAGTGTTGGATCGCGCCGAGCGCCAGGCACTGGAGGCCCACCTCCTTTCGGGCTGCACCTCCTGCCACCATGCGTTGAAGGAATATCAGGCCGTTGCCGCCATGCTGCCGCTCGGCCTGGCCCAGACTTCACCGGCGCGCAACCTCAAGGCGCAAATCATGGCTTCGCGAAATCCCGTCGCCGCAGCCCTGGAGAACGGACAGAAGGACGAACCCAAGCCGAGTCTCGAGCCGGGTGAATGGATGAATCACCTCTTCCCGCCCATTACGCCGGCCCGGTCGGTCTCCCTGCCGTGGGCGCTCGGCATCGCCGCGGTGCTGCTCGTGACGGTTGCAGGCTATTTGGGATGGTCCTTCACGACTCGCCTGTCTTCCGATGGCGCAAAGATCGAGCAATTGGAAACCGCCTTGCAGGAGCAAACGACCAAGCTCGTGGGTCTGCAACGCGTCGTCGCGGATCGTGACCGTACCGTCGCCATACTGGAGCGCGACGGCGAGCGACGCGGGCATGACATTGCGGAGTTGAAGGAGCAACTGATCGAACGGGAGACCGAACTCGAAGGCTTGGAACAGCAGCTCACGTCACGGTCGGCCGCGGGCGCCCGGGGAAAAACTCCGCAGGACGAATTGGCGGCGCTGCTCAGACAGCCAAGCATCCGGGTCGTATCGTTGAATGGATCGGAGATGGCCAAGAACGCGTCAGGTCTTCTTCTTTATGACGCCAAAACGCAAAAAATATGGCTGTACGCCGTCAACCTTCCGGAATGCGTCAACGGCACGATGTATCAGCTATGGGCAATCGACCAGCGGCCCAAGAGTATCGGTACCTTCCATATGGACTCAGGAGAGACTGCGCATCTCATGGTCAAACGTCTTCCTGATTTCGAACGGACCAAGAAGTTCGCGGTCAGTTTAGAGCCGCCGGGCGGCCGCCCCCAGCCGACCGGGGCCCTGTATCTGGTCAGTCAGTCCTGA
- a CDS encoding YcbK family protein: MSDQDWLWTRRALLKTSLVGLLAVSGRVFSPSTSQAATLPEGELDFYNVHTDERLHVRYRNELGEYDLAALDEVNHVLRCHHTGEVAAMDIRLLEHVNLVQKTLGGNGEIHVISGYRSPEYNALLVKRSRRAVRHSYHIEGQALDFYIPGTPLRAIRQVARTLRYGGVGFYPRAGFVHLDCGPVRFW; the protein is encoded by the coding sequence GTGTCGGACCAGGACTGGCTCTGGACGCGCCGAGCCTTGCTGAAAACCTCGCTTGTCGGACTGCTTGCCGTCAGCGGACGCGTGTTCTCTCCTTCGACCTCGCAGGCCGCGACATTGCCTGAAGGCGAACTGGACTTTTACAACGTCCATACCGACGAACGCCTGCACGTCCGGTATCGGAACGAACTGGGCGAGTACGATCTGGCCGCGTTGGACGAGGTCAATCACGTCCTTCGTTGCCATCACACCGGTGAAGTTGCGGCAATGGACATCCGTTTGCTCGAGCATGTGAATCTCGTGCAGAAGACCTTGGGGGGAAACGGCGAGATCCATGTCATCTCCGGATATCGGTCGCCGGAATATAACGCATTGCTGGTGAAGAGGAGCCGCCGCGCGGTGCGGCACAGTTATCACATCGAGGGGCAAGCACTGGATTTCTACATTCCCGGCACCCCTCTGCGCGCCATCCGGCAGGTTGCAAGGACGCTACGGTACGGGGGCGTCGGTTTCTATCCGCGAGCCGGCTTTGTGCACCTGGATTGCGGACCCGTCCGATTCTGGTAG